In a genomic window of Patescibacteria group bacterium:
- a CDS encoding glycosyltransferase family 2 protein: protein MLTKKKISIVPVSYKDEGNIEELYKRVVKVMQEVTSDYEIIYVNDASPDKSQEILESLAGKDKRVTVITHSRNFGNQSAFSTGMEQALGDAVVIMDGDLQDPPELIVDFVKKWQEGYDVVYGHRSKREKSMGKFWELVQHNFHVFFSRISYVKMPVDVGEFSLMDRKVVDIINSLPEKDRFVRGLRAWAGFRQIGVSYVRPERFWGTGVATSGVSRKLYWVRKEVFTFSYAPFDWIFYSAIVGIFVTLITVLLYLGVAIFAPTGARLFSPVAILVLFVGSVQLVCVSIVAEYLRRILEEVKNRPYAVVQKIINDHRISKK, encoded by the coding sequence ATGCTTACCAAGAAAAAAATATCCATAGTTCCTGTATCGTACAAAGACGAGGGGAATATAGAAGAACTCTACAAAAGAGTGGTCAAAGTAATGCAAGAAGTAACTTCTGACTACGAAATAATCTATGTAAATGATGCCAGTCCTGACAAATCACAGGAGATTCTAGAAAGCCTTGCCGGAAAAGATAAAAGAGTGACTGTAATTACGCATTCCCGGAATTTTGGCAATCAAAGCGCGTTTTCTACAGGGATGGAGCAAGCTCTTGGTGATGCAGTAGTAATAATGGATGGTGATTTGCAGGATCCCCCAGAGCTTATTGTTGACTTTGTTAAAAAATGGCAAGAAGGTTACGATGTGGTGTATGGACATAGAAGCAAAAGAGAAAAAAGTATGGGAAAGTTTTGGGAGTTAGTGCAACATAATTTCCATGTATTTTTTAGTAGAATAAGCTATGTCAAAATGCCGGTTGATGTGGGAGAGTTTTCACTAATGGATCGTAAGGTTGTTGATATTATTAACTCTCTTCCAGAAAAGGATAGATTTGTACGAGGTCTTAGGGCTTGGGCGGGTTTTAGACAAATAGGTGTCTCTTATGTTAGACCAGAAAGGTTCTGGGGTACTGGTGTTGCGACAAGTGGCGTTTCAAGAAAATTATATTGGGTACGCAAGGAGGTATTTACTTTTTCTTACGCTCCTTTTGATTGGATTTTTTATTCTGCGATAGTAGGAATTTTTGTGACACTAATTACGGTTTTGTTATATTTGGGAGTTGCAATTTTTGCCCCCACTGGAGCAAGGCTTTTCTCTCCGGTTGCTATTTTGGTTTTATTTGTTGGCAGTGTCCAGCTTGTGTGTGTAAGCATTGTCGCAGAATATCTAAGAAGAATATTAGAAGAGGTAAAGAATAGACCATACGCTGTAGTTCAAAAAATAATTAATGATCATAGAATTTCTAAAAAGTAA